Part of the Desulfobaccales bacterium genome, GATCAATCCGGCGCTGGCCCCCTGGCTCTCCAATTTCCTCTTCGTCTGGGTGGCCCTCTATCTTTGGCGCCGGACCGTGCGCGAGCTGCCCTTACTACCCGCCCACTGGCTGCTCCAGGGCCAGCGCCTGTTGAAAATCAAGGGCTAACAACAATGCTGTTCACTTAACCATTGGCAACCCCTATTAGGATGTAGGGGCGGGGTTTCCCCGCCCATCCCCTGGCACTTTTGAACCAGGGCGTGGAGACCCCGCCCCTACCAGGTCGAGATGAACCTTCCGGGGAATTCAATTTTCTCTTTACGCCCATTTCTTTTTCCCGATAAAATAGTAAGCTGCACGCATAACTTAAGCACAAAGGGTGAGTTATTTCTCAGTTAGACACACTTCAAGGCGCCCGGGTGTTGATCACCGGCGGCGCCGGCATGATCGGCAGCACCATCGCCCATCAGGCCGTGGCCCAGGGGGCGATGGTGAGTATTCTGGACGCCATGTTGCCGCTGTATGGGGGCAACATGTTCAATCTCCAGGGGATTATAGAACAGATCCGGTTTATCCCCGGCGATATCCGGGACCTGGACCTCATGCGGCGGGTGGTGCCCGGCTACGATTATATTTTCAGTTTGGCGGGCCAGGTGAGTTACGTGGACAGCAACATCGACCCCCTCCTGGACCTGGATATCAATTGCAAGGGGCACCTTCAGGTGTTGGAGGCCTGCCGGATGGAGAACCCCCGGGCCAAACTGCTTTTTGCCAGTTCCCGGTTCGTCTATGGCCGCATCGAATACAATCCCGTGGATGAAGGCCATCCGTTTAATTGCTTGAGCATCTACGGCATCCACAAGCTAGCCGGCGAAAAATATTATCGCTTCTATCAAGAAGCCCATGGGCTGGCCACCGTCAGTGTGCGCATCGCCAACCCCTACGGTCCCCGGCAGCAAATGAAGCACAGCAAATACGGCATTCTCAACTGGTTCATCCGCCTGGCCCTGGAGGGGCATCCTCTCACCGTATTTGGCGAGGGGCTGCAGCGACGGGATTATATCTTTAATGAAGACTTGGCCGCAGGCTGTATTGCGCTCATAGGTAGCCCGGGAAACGAGGGGCAGGTCTACAACCTGGGCACCGGCACCGGGGTCCCGCTAATCGACATGGCCCACCTGGTGGCCGCCGCGGTGCCCGGCACCGAAGTGCGCCAGGTGGAGTGGCCCAAAGATCGATATTTCGTGGAAACCGGCGATTATCTCAGCGATATCACCCGGATCACCGCTGCCTCGGGCTGGCTGCCCCGGACCACTCTAAAAGAGGGGATCGAGCGCACCGTGGCTTATTACCGGCAACATCGGGGCCAATACTGGTAGCGCCGCCGGTAGGGCGGGCGTCCCCGCCCGCCTCTGGTGGCACAGGCTTTCCAGCCTGTGCTGGTGGGCCGTGCCCACCCTACTTGCTCAAGGTTTTTTTCTAACCACTTGCAACTGACCACTGGCAACTGTTCCAAGCAGCCTAAAGATTTGACTATGACAAAATGGACCTCAAAGATCAAAAACCATACCTTTCTCGTCACCGGCAGCGCCGGGTTCATCGGTTTCCACGTGGCGCTGGCCTTGCTGGACCAGGGCGCCCGGGTCGTGGGGCTGGACAACTTCAACGATTATTACTCTCCGGCGCTGAAACATGACCGGGACCAGGAGCTGCGCCGGCACGCTAATTTTATCTCC contains:
- a CDS encoding NAD-dependent epimerase/dehydratase family protein — translated: MLITGGAGMIGSTIAHQAVAQGAMVSILDAMLPLYGGNMFNLQGIIEQIRFIPGDIRDLDLMRRVVPGYDYIFSLAGQVSYVDSNIDPLLDLDINCKGHLQVLEACRMENPRAKLLFASSRFVYGRIEYNPVDEGHPFNCLSIYGIHKLAGEKYYRFYQEAHGLATVSVRIANPYGPRQQMKHSKYGILNWFIRLALEGHPLTVFGEGLQRRDYIFNEDLAAGCIALIGSPGNEGQVYNLGTGTGVPLIDMAHLVAAAVPGTEVRQVEWPKDRYFVETGDYLSDITRITAASGWLPRTTLKEGIERTVAYYRQHRGQYW